The Hymenobacter sp. 5317J-9 genome has a window encoding:
- a CDS encoding M3 family metallopeptidase, producing MTTSFSCRAVLRGALALLSMSALEAHAGGPPAAPKAPANPLMPAFNQPIAFSKATKADVQQATTLAIANTKTALTAIYSVPAGKRTFANTMLPLDAMSDNFGSVAGPISILFNASPDSAVRNQAERSLALISKYGNELELDEKLYRAVKDYSKTKEAMALTGPRKKFLTETVDEYERNGFALTPEKRQELQKLNDKIADLSLAFGANIAKDRSFLLVSEADMKGLPDDYVKSRPREGAMYRINVDGPSYTTFMKYAESEPMRKQLYTLYNNRAAEANLPVLKQLLIERQKKAQLLGYKTYAAYQTSSRMVKNPETVWAFETKLVDRVKVKSQQDLDELLAVKRAYLKDVNVKTIAPWETSFYSNLLMQNKYQVDAEKVKEYFEVNHVVDGLFNTTQQLFALKFNEVKNPSVWHKDARMFEVQRDGKLIGRFYIDLYPRDNKYTHAACFGVQSGRATAKGYQLPTAVLLCNFNAPTAGKPALMSHSQVVTFFHEFGHVMHNLLTTAELSAQSGTSVKRDFVEAPSQILENWAWNYDALKTFAKHYQTGEVLPKPLYDKMWTARNVGSGLAASQQILYGTLDMTLHDRFDPNGTETTTDVLKKLQNQITPFAYLDGTNMQAAFGHLTGYGAGYYGYMWSKVYAEDMFSVFEKNGIMDSKTGLRYRDYILAKGGTDEEYTLVKNFLGREPNQDAFFKSLGL from the coding sequence ATGACGACTTCTTTTTCTTGCCGGGCGGTTCTGCGCGGCGCACTGGCGCTGCTCTCCATGAGCGCGCTTGAGGCCCACGCCGGCGGCCCGCCCGCGGCCCCCAAAGCGCCCGCCAACCCGCTGATGCCGGCTTTCAACCAGCCCATTGCGTTCAGCAAGGCTACCAAGGCCGATGTGCAGCAGGCCACCACCCTGGCCATTGCCAACACCAAAACGGCCCTGACGGCCATTTACAGCGTGCCGGCCGGCAAGCGCACCTTCGCCAATACCATGCTGCCGCTGGATGCCATGAGCGACAACTTTGGCAGCGTGGCCGGCCCCATCAGCATCTTGTTCAACGCCAGCCCCGATTCGGCGGTGCGCAACCAGGCCGAGCGCAGCCTGGCCCTTATCAGCAAGTATGGCAACGAGCTGGAGCTGGATGAAAAGCTCTACCGGGCCGTGAAGGACTACTCGAAAACCAAGGAGGCCATGGCCCTGACCGGCCCGCGCAAGAAGTTCCTGACCGAAACCGTGGACGAATACGAGCGCAACGGCTTCGCGCTGACGCCCGAGAAGCGCCAGGAACTGCAAAAGCTCAACGACAAAATTGCCGACCTGAGCCTGGCCTTTGGGGCCAACATTGCCAAAGACCGGAGCTTTTTGCTGGTGAGCGAGGCCGACATGAAAGGCTTGCCCGACGATTACGTCAAGAGCCGCCCGCGCGAGGGCGCGATGTACCGCATCAACGTGGACGGGCCTTCCTACACCACGTTCATGAAGTACGCGGAGTCGGAACCCATGCGCAAGCAGCTCTACACGCTCTACAACAACCGCGCGGCCGAAGCCAATCTGCCCGTGCTGAAGCAGCTGCTCATTGAGCGCCAGAAAAAAGCCCAGCTGCTGGGCTACAAAACCTACGCGGCCTACCAAACCAGCAGCCGCATGGTGAAAAACCCCGAAACCGTGTGGGCCTTCGAAACCAAGCTGGTGGACCGGGTGAAGGTGAAAAGCCAGCAGGACCTCGACGAGCTGCTGGCCGTGAAGCGCGCCTACCTGAAGGACGTGAACGTGAAGACGATAGCGCCCTGGGAAACGTCTTTCTACAGCAACTTGCTGATGCAGAACAAGTACCAGGTCGACGCGGAGAAAGTGAAGGAGTACTTCGAGGTGAACCATGTGGTGGATGGCCTCTTCAACACCACGCAGCAGCTGTTTGCCTTGAAGTTCAACGAGGTGAAAAACCCCTCAGTGTGGCACAAAGACGCGCGCATGTTTGAGGTGCAGCGCGACGGCAAGCTCATCGGGCGCTTCTACATCGACCTGTACCCGCGCGACAACAAGTACACCCACGCGGCTTGCTTTGGCGTGCAGTCGGGCCGCGCCACGGCCAAAGGCTACCAACTGCCCACGGCCGTGCTGCTCTGCAACTTCAACGCGCCCACGGCCGGCAAGCCGGCCCTGATGAGCCACAGCCAGGTGGTGACCTTCTTCCACGAGTTTGGCCACGTGATGCACAACCTGCTGACCACGGCCGAGTTGTCGGCGCAGTCGGGCACCAGCGTGAAGCGCGACTTCGTGGAAGCTCCTTCGCAAATCCTGGAAAACTGGGCCTGGAACTACGACGCCCTTAAAACTTTCGCCAAACACTACCAGACCGGCGAGGTGCTGCCCAAGCCGCTGTACGACAAGATGTGGACGGCCCGCAACGTGGGCTCGGGCCTGGCCGCCTCGCAGCAAATTCTATACGGCACACTGGACATGACTTTGCACGACCGTTTCGACCCGAACGGCACCGAGACGACTACCGACGTGCTCAAAAAGCTGCAAAACCAGATTACGCCCTTCGCCTACCTCGACGGCACCAACATGCAGGCCGCTTTCGGGCACCTCACGGGCTACGGCGCGGGCTACTACGGCTACATGTGGTCGAAGGTGTACGCCGAGGACATGTTCTCGGTGTTTGAGAAAAACGGCATCATGGACAGCAAAACCGGCCTGCGCTACCGCGACTACATCCTGGCCAAAGGCGGTACCGACGAGGAATACACCCTGGTGAAAAACTTCCTGGGCCGCGAGCCCAACCAGGACGCCTTCTTCAAGTCGCTGGGGCTGTAA
- a CDS encoding EamA family transporter produces MWVVFALLAALVSATVVTLSKAGIKNVPPSLAFAIQAVLIIIVSWGTVLWENLLPDLGKIERKSWMFLIAAGILTAASSLLSFRALSIGDASRVSPLTNVALVFSVTLAAIFLKEKLTWQVMLGAGLMASGALLIAFAKPTEKPEDASKKNGRPETGTTIYESKPAA; encoded by the coding sequence ATGTGGGTTGTATTTGCGTTGCTGGCGGCGTTGGTGTCGGCTACTGTGGTCACCTTGTCGAAAGCAGGCATCAAAAACGTACCGCCCAGCCTGGCGTTTGCCATTCAGGCCGTGCTGATAATCATTGTGTCGTGGGGCACGGTGCTGTGGGAAAACCTGCTGCCCGACCTGGGCAAAATTGAGCGCAAAAGCTGGATGTTCCTCATTGCAGCCGGTATCCTCACGGCCGCGTCCTCCCTCCTGTCCTTTCGGGCCCTGTCCATCGGCGATGCCTCGCGCGTCTCGCCGCTCACCAACGTGGCCCTGGTGTTTTCGGTAACCTTAGCCGCCATTTTCCTGAAGGAGAAACTCACGTGGCAGGTGATGCTCGGCGCCGGGCTCATGGCCAGCGGGGCGCTGCTCATCGCCTTCGCCAAGCCAACTGAGAAGCCCGAGGATGCCAGCAAAAAAAATGGTCGTCCCGAGACCGGGACGACCATCTACGAATCGAAGCCAGCGGCTTAG